The segment CGCCGTGCAGCTCGGACACCTTGGTGTCCGCGATGGTGATCTCGCCCTCGTCCTGCCGGACAAAGTCCATGATCTGCAGCAGCGTGGTGGTCTTGCCGCAGCCGGACTCGCCCACGATCGCCATCGTCTCGCCCTCGCGGATGTCGAAGGTGAGGCCCTTGACGGCGTGCACCTCTCCGATCTTGCGCTTCATGATCGCGCCCTTGAGCAGTGGGAAGCTCTTCCGCATGTTGTCCACCGCGAGCGTGACCGGACGCTGTTCGCGGGGAACGGACTCGAACGTGGCGTCGGGCAGTTCCGGAATGGGGAACACAGGAACGCCGCCGATGCGCCCGTCATCGTCGATCTCATCGGCGCGGATGCAGGCCACGCGGTGTTCGCCAGCGCCGCCGGTGGCGATGTCCCGCAGTGGCGGCTCGGAGGTGCGGCATGCGGCGACCGCGATGGGGCAGCGATCGGCGAACGGGCAGGCATCGGGCAGATTGACCAGCAACGGAGGATTGCCCTTGATCGGGATCAGGGGCTCCTTCTCGGCCTTGTCGATGCGGGGGATCGCGCCCAGCAGTCCGATCGAGTAGGGCATCCGCGTCTGGTGGAACAGCTCCCGCACGGGCGCCTGCTCGACGGGGCGGCCGGCATACATCACCAGCACGTCATCGGCCGTCTTAGCGACCACGCCCATGTCGTGGGTGATCATGATCACCGCCGCACCGGTCTCGCGCTGTGCTGTGCCGATGAGGTCGAGGATCTGCGCCTGGATCGTGACGTCGAGCGCGGTCGTCGGCTCGTCGGCGATGATGAGTTTGGGATTGTTCGCCATGGCGATCGCGATCACCACGCGCTGACGCATGCCGCCGGAGAACTCGTGCGGGAAGGACTTCAGGCGTCGTTCGGGGCTGGGGATGCCGACCAGACGCAGCAGTTCGACCGCGCGGGCCTCTGCGTTGGAGCGGGACATGCTCCGATGCACCGTGAGGGCTTCGACGAGCTGGTCCCCGATGGTGTACACCGGGGTGAGCGAGGTCAGCGGATCCTGGAAGATCATCGCGATCCCGTTGCCGCGCAGCGCGGACAACTGCTTGTCTGTCTTGCCGAGCAGTTCTTGCCCGTCGAACGAGATCGATCCGGTGACCTTGGCGTTGTCGTCGAGCAGGCCCATGATCGCGAGCGAAGTGACGGACTTGCCCGAACCGGATTCTCCGACGATACCGAGCGTGCGTCCGGGCTCCAGGTCGAAGGAGACGCCGCGGACGGCATCCACCCGCCCGGCTTCGGAGGCGAAACTGACGTGGAGGTCGCGGACGGAAAGCAGAGAAGCGGTCATGCACGGCCTCCCGCCGCCGAGGTGGGATCGAGGGCGTCGCGCAGGCCGTCGGCGACGAGGGCCATCGAAACCGTCAGTAGCGTCAGCGCGCCGGCGGGGAAATAGAACAGCCAGGGCGCGCTGCTGATGGAGTTCGCGCCGGTACCGATGAGCGAACCCAGGGACACGTCGGGGATCTTCACGCCGAAACCGATGAACGACAGGCCGGTCTCGGCCATCACGGCGCTGACAATGCCGAGCGTGAAGTTGATCACCAGCAGCGAGCCGATATTCGGCAGCAGGTGGCGCAACACGATCTTCATGCCGGGCACACCCATGTACCGGGCGGCGTCGATGTACTCCCGCTCGCGCAATGACAGAGCCATGGTCCAGATGATCCTGGCCGGCAGGAACCACCCGATGAAGATCATCACGAGGGAGATGACCCGCCAGTCCCCGCCCGCGCTGTTGGAGACGAGCGCGAGGATCAGGAAGGTCGGCACGACCATGAGGAAGTGAATGATCAGCAGAGTGGTGCGCTCGAACAACCCCCCGAAGTAGGCGGCGGCGGTACCGACGACCGCCGAGATGATCGTCGTTCCCACGGAGACGGTGACGGCGATCATAAGAGAGCGCTGCGTGCCGATCGCGACCTGGGCGAACAGGTCGTTGCCCGACGCTGTGGTGCCGAGCCAGTGATCTGCCGACGGCGGAGTGCCGAGGTTGAGGAAATCGAGGTAGATGTGGTCGTACTTGGCCACGAGCGGGCCGATGATTGCGAACAGCACGAGCGCAAGGAAAATGAACACACCGACGACGGCGGGCCGGTTGCGCACGAAGCGGCGGTAGTACAGCTCGAACGTCGACATCCGCTTGCGAGGGATGCGGGTGGCCGTCGTGTCTGGCCCGACCGGGGGCTGAATCGTATCGAAGGACATCTCAGCTCACTCTCACGCGCGGGTCGAGCACGACGACGACGATGTCGGCCAGGATGGCCCCGATCGCGGTCAGGACGGCGCCGACCGCCGCGACGGCGACGACTCCGTTCACATCGTTCTTCGTGATCGTGTCGATGAAGTACTTGCCCATGCCGTTCCAGCCGAAGATCGTCTCGGTGAGGATCGCTCCGGTGAAGACCGTCGGGATGGTGAAGGCCAACTGGGTGGCCACCGGGATGAGCGAGGTACGCAGGGCATGCTTGCGGATGGCCTGCGGCTTCGTCAGGCCTTTGGCGCGTGCGGTGCGCACGTAGTCGGCCTTGATGTTGTCAAGCAACAAGGAGCGCTGCAGGAAGTGGTATTGCGCGTAGCTGATGATGACCAGTGCGATGGTCGGCAGGGTCAGATGCTGCAGCTTGTCGACGATGAACCCGAAGAAGCCGTCGACGTCTTTGCCGCCCGCACCGGTCACGTAGAACACCCGGGCGCCGACGAGGTCGTTGAAGGCGATCGCCAGCAGCACGATGCCGAGGGCGGCGACCACGATATTGATGTTCATCGTGATGATCGATGTGGCCTGGCCGATGCGGTCGCCGAGCTTGTACTGACGGGATGCGGTGTACACGCCGAGGGCGATGCCGAGAACCGCCGCGATGACCGTGGCCCCGAGCACCAGTTCGGCTGACACCCAGATGCGGTAGGCGATCTGGTCGTTGACGGACTGGCCGACCGGGCTCACGCCCCAGTTCCAGTGCAAGACGATGTCGGTGAACCAGTTCCACCAGCGCTGGATCAGCGGAACGGTCTCGCTGAGGTTGCGCGGCTCGAGAACTCGAGTGATCTCTTCCGGTGAGAGCGGAGGGCGACGTCCGACGTAGTTGTTGCGCGGGTCGAGGAATGCCCACGCCAGGAAGTACGTGATGTTGGTCGCCACCACGATCATGAGCAGCCAGCCGAGGAACCGGCGGATCAGGTACTTGATCAAGATGGTGTTCTTTCTCTTTCGCAGACGCGCGCGGGATCTCCGACGCAACGCTGGGTCGGATGCCATTCAAGCATCATCCGACCGGAGAGCGAAGCAGGACGCAGCCCCGTCGGATGAGACGGAGCGTTGCCGCAGGTGGAACCCGGTGCCGGGTCCGAGCGACCCGGGGAGACTATCACCGGGGGTATCGTGATGCGGATTAGGCTGGCCTTCCTTCCCTGCTCGGAAGGGCGATCGGACGGGGCGGGCAGGTCGTTGCCCGGGCACTCGCGTAGACTCGTCCGGACCCCTCCGGATCCTTACGTGACCGGTCCGCGATCCACATCCGACAGGCCCATCGACCCGCATGTCACCACGCGCCCACACCCCGCTCCAGCCGGCCGCGACGCCCCCGGCGCAGATCCGCAACTTCTGCATCATCGCGCACATCGACCACGGCAAGTCGACCCTGGCCGACCGCATGCTGCAGATCACCGGGGTCGTCGCCGAGCGCGACATGCGCGCGCAGTACCTCGACCGCATGGACATCGAGCGCGAGCGCGGCATCACCATCAAGAGCCAGGCCGTGCGGATGCCGTGGGAGCGGGACGGGCAGAGCTTCGCGCTCAACATGATCGACACGCCGGGGCACGTCGATTTCACCTACGAGGTCTCGCGTTCGCTCGCGGCCTGCGAGGGAGCGATCCTGCTCGTCGACGCGGCGCAGGGGATCGAGGCGCAGACCCTCGCCAACCTGTACCTGGCGCTGGAGAACGATCTGCACATCATCCCGGTGCTGAACAAGATCGACCTGCCCGCGGCAGATCCCGACCGCTTCGCGAAGGAGCTCGCCGACCTCATCGGCGGCGACCCGGATGACGTGCTGCGGGTGTCGGGGAAGACCGGTGCCGGCGTCGAGGACCTGCTCGACCGCCTCGTCACCGAGGTCCCCGCGCCGACCGGCGACGCCGACGCGCCCGCGCGAGCGATGATCTTCGATTCCGTCTACGACTCGTACCGCGGCGTGGTCACGTACGTGCGCATGGTCGACGGACGGCTGGCGCCGCGCGAACGCATCCAGATGATGTCGACGGGGGCGACGCACGAACTGCTCGAGATCGGCGTCTCCAGCCCCGAACCCACCCCCTCGAAGGGCCTCGGCGTCGGCGAGGTCGGCTACCTCATCACCGGCGTGAAGGATGTGCGTCAGTCGAAGGTGGGCGACACCGTCACCACGGCGCGTAAGCCCGCGACCCAGGCGCTGGCCGGCTACACCGACCCCAAGCCGATGGTGTTCTCCGGCATCTACCCGATCGACGGCAGCGATTACGCCGAGCTGCGCGAGGCGCTCGACAAGCTCAAGCTCTCCGACGCGTCGCTGCAGTACGAGCCCGAGACGTCGGTGGCGCTCGGCTTCGGCTTCCGCTGCGGTTTCCTCGGCCTGCTGCACCTGGAGATCATCACCGAGCGCCTCTCGCGCGAGTTCGGGCTCGACCTCATCACCACGGCACCCAGCGTGATCTACGAGGTGACCACCGACACCGGCGAGAAGGTGACGGTCACCAACCCGAGCGAGTACCCCGACGGGCGGGTCGCCTCGGTGGCCGAGCCCATGGTCAAGACCGCGATCCTGCTGCCCAAGGACTACGTCGGCACCGTGATGGAGCTGTGCCAGTCGCGCCGCGGGTCGCTTCTGGGAATGGAGTACTTCTCGGAGGAGCGCGTCGAGCTGCGCTACAACATGCCGCTCGGCGAGATCGTCTTCGACTTCTTCGATCAGCTGAAATCCAAGACCCAGGGCTACGCGTCGCTCGACTACGAGCCCTCCGGCGAGCAGGAAGCCGACCTCGTCAAGGTCGACATCCTGCTGCAGGGCGACAAGGTCGATGCGTTCAGCTCGATCGTCCACCGCGACAAGGCCTACGCCTACGGCACGATGATGGCCGAGCGGCTGCGCAAGCTCATCCCTCGCCAGCAGTTCGAGGTGCCCATCCAGGCGGCGATCGGCGCGCGGATCATCGCCCGCGAGACCATCCGCGCCATGCGCAAGGACGTGCTCGCCAAGTGCTACGGCGGCGACATCAGCCGCAAGCGCAAGCTGCTCGAGAAGCAGAAGGAGGGCAAGAAGCGCATGAAGATGGTCGGCCGGGTCGAGGTCCCCCAGGAGGCGTTCATCGCTGCGCTGTCGGGTGATGTCGAGGGCAAGGACAAGAAGTAGGGATCGCGCCGGTGGAGTGCCTCCACAGGTACGGCAAGTAGGGTGAAGATCATGCGCCGCGGAACATTCCGAGAAGGCACGGTGGACTATGCCGCCGTCGGAGCCACGCACGCCCCCGACCTCATGCAGTACCCGCCCGAGCGCAGCATTCCCGCTGAGGAGTCGTGGCGGATCGGCAGCGGCGAGGAGCGGTTCCGCACGGCGGGCGATGCCCTGCTGTCGTGGACCGCGCAGCGCGCGGCCGGACTCTCGCTCGAAGACCTCCGCCCGGCATCCGGCCCGAGCTACGCCGGCGTGAGCTTCGATGCCGAGGGTGCCCCGATCGCGCCGAGCAAGAACGAGGTAGAGCAGCGCTTCGATGCGAGCGGCACGCCGTTCGCCGGCCCCGGCATGACCCTGAAGCTGCGCGGTCGCGTCGACGGGATGAGCGCCGATGCCGAGCTGCGCGTGATCTCGGTGACCGAAGAACCCCGCTGCATCGGCTTCGTGCTGGGCACCATGGGCGGATCGGTCGTGAGCGGCGAGGAGTCGTTCCAGATCGACTGGCACGAGGACAGCGATGAGGTGTGGTTCACCGTGCGCGCGTTCGACGCGCCGGTCGCCTTCGTCTACCGCACGATCCCCGCCCTGGTGCGCCGTCGCCGCAAGACGCTGTTCGCCCGCTACCTGCGCGCGATCTCCCCGCTGTACGCGACGCCGGTCTGATGGCGATCCGCTGATGGGCGGGCCTCTGCCGGACGGGGATCCCGCGCCATCCGACGGTGCACTGCCCGCCGATCTTCCCATCGATCCGGAGGCGCCGTTCTCGGCGTATCTGCACGTGCCGTTCTGCCGGGTGCGCTGCGGATACTGCGACTTCAACACGTACACGGCCACCGAGTTGCGGGGGGCGCGGCAGGATGCGTATGCCGACACGCTGCTCGAGGAGGTGGCGCTGAGCCGCACGGTGCTGGCCGAGGCGGATGCGCTCCGACCGCTCGACACGGTGTTCTTCGGCGGAGGAACGCCCACGCTGCTGCCGGCGGGAGACCTCGGCCGGATGCTGCACGGCGTCGTCGACGCGTTCGGCATCCGCCCCGGAGCGGAGGTCACGGTCGAGGCGAACCCCGACACCGTGACACCGGCCGTCGTCACCGAGCTCGCCGCATCCGGGGTGACCCGCATGTCGATCGGCATGCAGTCGGCCGTGCCGCATGTGCTGGCAGCGCTGGACCGGACGCACCGTCCGGAGAACGTGCGCACGGCCGTCGCGGCGGCGCGCGAGGCGGGGCTCGACGTCAGCCTCGATCTCATCTACGGCGCCCCCGGCGAGTCGCTGGCGGACTGGGAGCGCTCGCTCGGTGCCGCGCTCGAGCTGGACCCCGACCACATCTCGGCCTATGCGCTCATCATCGAGGACGGCACCAAGCTCGCCCGTCAGATCCGCCGCGGCGAGGTGCCCGCACCCGACGACGACCTGCAGGCCGACATGTACGAGCTCGCCGATGCGCGGCTCGCCGCTGCCGGGTTCTCCTGGTACGAGGTGAGCAACTGGGCCCGCACTCCCGAGCAGCGCTCGGCGCACAACCGCGCGTACTGGCGCGGCGCGGACTGGTGGGGCTTCGGCCCCGGTGCGCACAGCCACATCGCGGGGCTGCGCTGGTGGAACGTGAAGCATCCCGCCGCCTACGCCCAGCGGCTTGACCGGCGTCTCTCACCGGCCGCAGCGCGAGAGCGCCCGGATGCGGATGCGCGTGATCTGGAACGCATCCTGCTGCGCTCACGCATGGCCGAGGGGCTTCCCGTCGACCTGCTGCGCCCCTCCGTGCGCCCGCGAGTGGCGGGGCTCATCGCCGACGGTCTCGTCGACGGGGCGGCCGCGGTGTCGGGTGCGCTCGTGCTGACGCTGCGCGGGCGACTGCTCGCCGACGCGGTCGTGCGCGCGCTGACCGACTGAGAGCGCGCCGGCCAGGCCGCGCGGCGCTCAGGAAGCACGCGCTAGAATTGGCACTCCCGCAGGACGAGTGCCAATGAGGAGGCGAGATGGTCAGCGAACGGGGCCTTCAGGTGCTCCGAGCGATCGTGGAGGACTACGTCTCCACGAACGAGCCGGTCGGCAGCAAGTCGATCGTCGATCGTCATGCCTTCGGTGTGTCGGCCGCGACGATCCGCAACGACATGGCCCAGCTCGAAGACGAAGAGCTGATCGCCGCACCGCATACGTCCTCCGGCCGCGTGCCCACCGACAAGGGCTACCGCGTCTTCGTGGATCACCTCGCGCGACTCCGCCCGCTCTCCACGGCGCAGCGCAGCGCGATCACGACCCTGTTGTCGGAACCGACAGACCTCGACGACGTCATGGCCCGCACAGTCCGCGTGCTCACCCGTCTCACCGGTCAGGTCGCGCTCGCGCAGTACCCCTCGTTCTCGCGCGCGAGCGTGACGCACGTCGAACTCGTGATGCTCGCGCCCAACCGGCTCCTCATCGTACTGGTGACCGACGGCGGAGGCGTGTCGCAGCGCATCGTCGGCCTGCCGTCAGACATCGATGAGCTCGACCTCTCGACCCTGCGCGCACGTCTGTCGGTACAACTGACCGGACGATCCGTGCGGCACGGACTCGAGGGCATCGGCGCGTTCGTCGATGCGCCCGAAGGATCGGCCATGTCGGGAGTGCAAGGGGCGATATCGCGGGCCATCGCCGAGGAACTGGAGGAGTTCCGTCAGGACAAGCTCGTGATGGCGGGGGCGGCCACGCTCGCGCGACGCGAGCAGGACTTTCGCGGCAGCATCCACCCGTTGCTGGAGGCCATCGAGGAGCAGGTCACGCTGTTGAGGCTCATGACGCAGATGCAGGCGGATGCGCAGGGCTTGGCGACCAGCATCGGCGCCGAGAACGAACCCTTCGGATTGACCGAGGCATCGATCGTGGCCAGTGACTACGTGGCCTCCGGGGGTACGGCGCGCCTGGGCGTGATGGGGCCGACCCGCATGGACTACCCGAGCAACCTCGCTGCCGCGCGGGCCGTGGCCCGCTATCTGTCGCAGTTGCTCGACGACGACGAATCGGCTCGCTGAGCGGGCCGGGAAGGTGAAAGTGGCTGATCACTACGAGGTGCTCGGGGTGTCGCGAGACGCCAGCGAGGACGAGATCAAGAAGGCCTATCGGCGCCTGGCGCGCCAGCTTCATCCGGATGTGAATCCCAGTGAAGACGCGGCCGAGCAGTTCAAGCTCGTGACCCACGCGTACGACGTGCTCAGTGACGCCGACTCGCGCCGTCGCTACGACATGGGCGGCGACGAGGGCGCCGGCGGATTCGGCGGATTCGGCGGGTTCGGCGACATCTTCGAGACATTCTTCGGCGCGGGCGGAGGCGGCCGGGCGGCTCGTCCGCGTTCACGCCGGGAGCGGGGTCAGGATGCGCTCGTGCGCGTGACCCTCGACCTCGGCGAGGTCGTGTTCGGCGTGCACCGCGAGATCGAGGTCGACACGGCGGTGCTGTGCGAGACGTGCCAGGGCTCGTGCTGTCAGGAGGGCACGGCCCCGGTCACCTGCGACATCTGTCAGGGCACCGGTCACGTGCGTCAGCAGGTGCGCAGCCTGCTCGGCAACGTCGTCACCTCGGCGCCGTGCGGATCGTGCGAGGGGTACGGCACGACCATCCCGTATCCGTGCGCCACGTGCAACGGGCAGGGCCGAGTGCGCTCGCGCCGAACCGTGGGGCTCGACATCCCGGCCGGCGTGGAGACCGGGCTGCGTCTGCAGCTGCCCGGCTCCGGCGAGGTGGGGCGCGCGGGGGGCCCGAACGGCGACCTGTACATCGAGGTCACCGTCGCCCCGCACGCCACGTTCAGTCGCGAGGGCGACGACCTGCTCGCCACGTTGGAAGTGGCCATGACCGACGCCATCCTCGGCACGACGACCACGATCGACGGCCTCGACGGGCCGGTCGACCTCGAGGTGCGCCCCGGCGTACAGGCCGGCGACGTGCTCACGATCAGAGGCCGCGGCATCACTCCGCTGCGCGGATCGCAGCGGGGCGACCTGCGCGTGGGAGTGCAGGTGCTCACGCCCACGCGTCTGGACGGCAAGGACCGCGCGCTCGTCGAGGATCTCGCCAAGCGGCTGAAGGCGCCGTCGCCGAAGCTGTCGGAGTTCCACCAGGGCATGTTCTCGAAGCTGCGCGACAAGTTCCGGAACGGCTGATCCGGCCATGGCCCTGCACTTCCTCACCCCGGATGCGGCGACCGCCGAGGTCGGCGGGCTCGTCGCGCTCACCGGTGCCGAGGCCAGGCATGCCGCCGTCGTGCGGCGCC is part of the Microbacterium pseudoresistens genome and harbors:
- a CDS encoding ABC transporter ATP-binding protein, which codes for MTASLLSVRDLHVSFASEAGRVDAVRGVSFDLEPGRTLGIVGESGSGKSVTSLAIMGLLDDNAKVTGSISFDGQELLGKTDKQLSALRGNGIAMIFQDPLTSLTPVYTIGDQLVEALTVHRSMSRSNAEARAVELLRLVGIPSPERRLKSFPHEFSGGMRQRVVIAIAMANNPKLIIADEPTTALDVTIQAQILDLIGTAQRETGAAVIMITHDMGVVAKTADDVLVMYAGRPVEQAPVRELFHQTRMPYSIGLLGAIPRIDKAEKEPLIPIKGNPPLLVNLPDACPFADRCPIAVAACRTSEPPLRDIATGGAGEHRVACIRADEIDDDGRIGGVPVFPIPELPDATFESVPREQRPVTLAVDNMRKSFPLLKGAIMKRKIGEVHAVKGLTFDIREGETMAIVGESGCGKTTTLLQIMDFVRQDEGEITIADTKVSELHGARAERALRRDIQIVFQDPMGALDPRMTVTDVIAEPLRAIGMGRQETDARVDELMDLVGLDPAHANRFPGAFSGGQRQRIGIARALATNPKVVVLDEPVSALDVSIQAGVINLLDELKVKLGLSYLFVAHDLSVVRHIADRVAVMYLGEFVERGDVDAVFDDPQHPYTQALLSAIPIPDPDIERTRERIVLQGDLPSPTESASGCSFTSRCPLYKTLPPEQQSRCQSEEPVLTGTDAHGNACHWR
- a CDS encoding ABC transporter permease; this translates as MSFDTIQPPVGPDTTATRIPRKRMSTFELYYRRFVRNRPAVVGVFIFLALVLFAIIGPLVAKYDHIYLDFLNLGTPPSADHWLGTTASGNDLFAQVAIGTQRSLMIAVTVSVGTTIISAVVGTAAAYFGGLFERTTLLIIHFLMVVPTFLILALVSNSAGGDWRVISLVMIFIGWFLPARIIWTMALSLREREYIDAARYMGVPGMKIVLRHLLPNIGSLLVINFTLGIVSAVMAETGLSFIGFGVKIPDVSLGSLIGTGANSISSAPWLFYFPAGALTLLTVSMALVADGLRDALDPTSAAGGRA
- a CDS encoding ABC transporter permease, translated to MIKYLIRRFLGWLLMIVVATNITYFLAWAFLDPRNNYVGRRPPLSPEEITRVLEPRNLSETVPLIQRWWNWFTDIVLHWNWGVSPVGQSVNDQIAYRIWVSAELVLGATVIAAVLGIALGVYTASRQYKLGDRIGQATSIITMNINIVVAALGIVLLAIAFNDLVGARVFYVTGAGGKDVDGFFGFIVDKLQHLTLPTIALVIISYAQYHFLQRSLLLDNIKADYVRTARAKGLTKPQAIRKHALRTSLIPVATQLAFTIPTVFTGAILTETIFGWNGMGKYFIDTITKNDVNGVVAVAAVGAVLTAIGAILADIVVVVLDPRVRVS
- the lepA gene encoding translation elongation factor 4, with translation MSPRAHTPLQPAATPPAQIRNFCIIAHIDHGKSTLADRMLQITGVVAERDMRAQYLDRMDIERERGITIKSQAVRMPWERDGQSFALNMIDTPGHVDFTYEVSRSLAACEGAILLVDAAQGIEAQTLANLYLALENDLHIIPVLNKIDLPAADPDRFAKELADLIGGDPDDVLRVSGKTGAGVEDLLDRLVTEVPAPTGDADAPARAMIFDSVYDSYRGVVTYVRMVDGRLAPRERIQMMSTGATHELLEIGVSSPEPTPSKGLGVGEVGYLITGVKDVRQSKVGDTVTTARKPATQALAGYTDPKPMVFSGIYPIDGSDYAELREALDKLKLSDASLQYEPETSVALGFGFRCGFLGLLHLEIITERLSREFGLDLITTAPSVIYEVTTDTGEKVTVTNPSEYPDGRVASVAEPMVKTAILLPKDYVGTVMELCQSRRGSLLGMEYFSEERVELRYNMPLGEIVFDFFDQLKSKTQGYASLDYEPSGEQEADLVKVDILLQGDKVDAFSSIVHRDKAYAYGTMMAERLRKLIPRQQFEVPIQAAIGARIIARETIRAMRKDVLAKCYGGDISRKRKLLEKQKEGKKRMKMVGRVEVPQEAFIAALSGDVEGKDKK
- a CDS encoding DUF1990 family protein, which translates into the protein MRRGTFREGTVDYAAVGATHAPDLMQYPPERSIPAEESWRIGSGEERFRTAGDALLSWTAQRAAGLSLEDLRPASGPSYAGVSFDAEGAPIAPSKNEVEQRFDASGTPFAGPGMTLKLRGRVDGMSADAELRVISVTEEPRCIGFVLGTMGGSVVSGEESFQIDWHEDSDEVWFTVRAFDAPVAFVYRTIPALVRRRRKTLFARYLRAISPLYATPV
- the hemW gene encoding radical SAM family heme chaperone HemW, with amino-acid sequence MGGPLPDGDPAPSDGALPADLPIDPEAPFSAYLHVPFCRVRCGYCDFNTYTATELRGARQDAYADTLLEEVALSRTVLAEADALRPLDTVFFGGGTPTLLPAGDLGRMLHGVVDAFGIRPGAEVTVEANPDTVTPAVVTELAASGVTRMSIGMQSAVPHVLAALDRTHRPENVRTAVAAAREAGLDVSLDLIYGAPGESLADWERSLGAALELDPDHISAYALIIEDGTKLARQIRRGEVPAPDDDLQADMYELADARLAAAGFSWYEVSNWARTPEQRSAHNRAYWRGADWWGFGPGAHSHIAGLRWWNVKHPAAYAQRLDRRLSPAAARERPDADARDLERILLRSRMAEGLPVDLLRPSVRPRVAGLIADGLVDGAAAVSGALVLTLRGRLLADAVVRALTD
- the hrcA gene encoding heat-inducible transcriptional repressor HrcA gives rise to the protein MVSERGLQVLRAIVEDYVSTNEPVGSKSIVDRHAFGVSAATIRNDMAQLEDEELIAAPHTSSGRVPTDKGYRVFVDHLARLRPLSTAQRSAITTLLSEPTDLDDVMARTVRVLTRLTGQVALAQYPSFSRASVTHVELVMLAPNRLLIVLVTDGGGVSQRIVGLPSDIDELDLSTLRARLSVQLTGRSVRHGLEGIGAFVDAPEGSAMSGVQGAISRAIAEELEEFRQDKLVMAGAATLARREQDFRGSIHPLLEAIEEQVTLLRLMTQMQADAQGLATSIGAENEPFGLTEASIVASDYVASGGTARLGVMGPTRMDYPSNLAAARAVARYLSQLLDDDESAR
- the dnaJ gene encoding molecular chaperone DnaJ — its product is MADHYEVLGVSRDASEDEIKKAYRRLARQLHPDVNPSEDAAEQFKLVTHAYDVLSDADSRRRYDMGGDEGAGGFGGFGGFGDIFETFFGAGGGGRAARPRSRRERGQDALVRVTLDLGEVVFGVHREIEVDTAVLCETCQGSCCQEGTAPVTCDICQGTGHVRQQVRSLLGNVVTSAPCGSCEGYGTTIPYPCATCNGQGRVRSRRTVGLDIPAGVETGLRLQLPGSGEVGRAGGPNGDLYIEVTVAPHATFSREGDDLLATLEVAMTDAILGTTTTIDGLDGPVDLEVRPGVQAGDVLTIRGRGITPLRGSQRGDLRVGVQVLTPTRLDGKDRALVEDLAKRLKAPSPKLSEFHQGMFSKLRDKFRNG